A genome region from Micromonospora peucetia includes the following:
- a CDS encoding acyltransferase family protein, translated as MTAIARSAARRTGTPRRQDGNCFDLLRLVAALAVVVQHTVEHTGSRFMWYEPGSGRWFGDGVAVFFIISGGLVFSSAFRCQQSGRGWAEYFRNRFLRIAPAIYVYLLAMTGLLLIVGVVDARSLTDVHFAGWFASTLFLVPVYHPALFGDFGTGVVNGSLWTIPAEIGFYLIVPALVLVAVRRSFRAMMYGAVVVAVAGCGLYAWSLSTAGDNQIARLLGVSVLPWLGYFLLGVMWSRSWHLAPRSGATALAVLCGYGALTWTQHLVGPSGRVLLGVLAGVPLSYLVFWMGHRGPAVLQGLTARIGDLSFGAYIWHMPLVNVFIWAGRDHWPVRGTALVILLVALTLGCAVASWHLVEKPALRFKRYSVRAT; from the coding sequence ATGACGGCCATCGCCCGTTCGGCGGCCCGCCGAACCGGAACGCCACGTCGGCAGGACGGCAACTGCTTCGACTTGCTCCGACTGGTGGCGGCACTCGCGGTTGTGGTCCAACACACCGTTGAGCACACTGGCAGTCGCTTCATGTGGTACGAGCCGGGCAGCGGCAGGTGGTTCGGCGATGGGGTTGCCGTGTTCTTCATCATCAGTGGCGGGCTGGTCTTCAGCTCGGCGTTCAGGTGTCAGCAGAGCGGCCGAGGCTGGGCGGAATACTTCCGCAACAGGTTTCTCCGCATCGCTCCGGCCATCTACGTCTATCTGCTGGCGATGACCGGCCTCCTGCTGATCGTCGGTGTCGTGGATGCCCGATCGCTCACCGACGTCCACTTCGCGGGCTGGTTCGCCAGCACCCTGTTCCTTGTGCCGGTCTACCATCCGGCACTCTTCGGGGACTTCGGGACGGGCGTGGTCAACGGCAGCCTCTGGACGATCCCTGCCGAGATCGGTTTCTACCTGATCGTGCCGGCACTGGTGCTGGTCGCCGTTCGTCGGTCGTTCCGGGCGATGATGTACGGCGCGGTCGTCGTCGCCGTGGCCGGCTGTGGCCTGTACGCGTGGTCGCTGAGCACGGCTGGCGACAACCAGATCGCACGGCTGCTCGGTGTCTCCGTCCTACCGTGGCTCGGCTACTTCCTGCTCGGCGTCATGTGGTCGCGATCCTGGCATCTGGCACCCCGATCCGGCGCGACGGCCCTCGCCGTGCTCTGCGGGTACGGCGCGCTTACCTGGACCCAGCACCTGGTCGGCCCTTCGGGCCGGGTGTTGCTCGGCGTACTGGCCGGTGTTCCCCTCTCCTACCTGGTGTTCTGGATGGGGCACCGAGGGCCTGCCGTCCTTCAAGGGCTGACAGCCCGTATCGGTGACCTCAGCTTCGGGGCATACATCTGGCACATGCCTCTCGTCAACGTCTTCATCTGGGCCGGCCGCGACCACTGGCCGGTACGGGGCACGGCGTTGGTCATCCTGCTGGTCGCGCTCACGCTGGGCTGTGCCGTCGCCTCATGGCACCTGGTGGAGAAGCCGGCACTGCGCTTCAAGCGATACTCCGTCAGAGCCACATGA